The Falco peregrinus isolate bFalPer1 chromosome 12, bFalPer1.pri, whole genome shotgun sequence genome has a segment encoding these proteins:
- the CLCN2 gene encoding chloride channel protein 2 isoform X3 — protein MASESEAQRALQYEQTLMYGRYTQDLGTFAKDEAARLRLQQGHGEGDTPRPRRPSELLEYTQGRCAPCRVCALQCQRFFISKVGEDWVFLILLGLVMALVSWAMDFAIATCLQAQKWMYGGLDTNMLLQYLAWVTYPTVLITFSAGFTQILAPQAVGSGIPEMKTILRGVVLKEYLTLKTFVAKVIGLTCALGSGMPLGKEGPFVHIASMCAALLSRFLSLFGGIYENEARNIEMLASACAVGVGCCFAAPIGGVLFSIEVTSTFFAVRNYWRGFFAATFSAFIFRVLAVWNKDEETITALFKTRFRLDFPFDLQELPAFAVIGIASGFGGALFVYLNRKIVQFMRRQKTINRFLMKKRLLFPALVTLLISTLTFPPGFGQFMAGQLTQKDTLVTLFDNQTWAKQGLSDEFEYLGILEAWRHPRSNVFVTLVVFILMKFWMSALATTIPVPCGAFMPVFVIGAAFGRLVGESMAAWFPDGIHTDSNTYRIVPGGYAVVGAAALSGAVTHTVSTAVIVFELTGQISHILPVMIAVILANAVAQSLQPSLYDSIIRIKKLPYLPELGWGHHEKYNVRVEDIMVRDIRYVTLNCKYRDLQHVLHSTKMKSLPLVESAESMILLGSIERAQVGALLSHQLSPQRRLQALRQKMLAEDGHRLSDASIRFQISTEASSGAPAHTALRKPLKPALKRVPSSPAESPPAGTTEHTGIALKSLFCANPTTEPTEAQGTAYRKAKRVRVSIMEEMELGDRMTPAEILEWEEQQLDQPVDFSSAKIDPAPFQLVEHTSLHKTHTIFSLLGLDHAYVTSIGRLVGMVSLKELRKAIEGSLTAKGVKVRPPLASFRDSTASASEPDTTALHQLWDRHQHHTMPREAGPVGDDDDTPKGQ, from the exons ATGGCCTCCGAGAGCGAGGCGCAGCGGGCGCTGCAGTATGAGCAGACCCTG ATGTATGGGCGCTACACGCAGGACCTGGGCACCTTCGCCAAGGATGAAGCAGCCCGGCTGCGGCTACAACAGGggcatggggagggggacacaccccggccccgccgcccctcagagctgctggagtACACCCAGGGCCGCTGTGCCCCTTGCCGTG TCTGCGCCTTGCAGTGCCAGCGGTTCTTCATCTCCAAGGTGGGCGAGGACTGGGTCTTCCTCATCCTCTTGGGGCTAGTCATGGCACTGGTCAGCTGGGCCATGGACTTCGCCATCGCCACTTGCCTCCAAG cccagAAGTGGATGTATGGGGGCCTGGACACCAACATGCTGCTGCAGTACCTGGCCTGGGTCACCTACCCCACCGTGCTCATCACCTTCTCTGCTGGCTTCACCCAGATCCTTGCCCCCCAGGCCGTGG GCTCAGGGATCCCCGAGATGAAGACCATCCTGCGGGGTGTTGTGCTGAAGGAGTACCTCACCCTCAAGACCTTTGTGGCCAAGGTGATCGGGCTGACGTGTGCCCTGGGCAGCGGCATGCCCCTGGGCAAGGAG GGTCCCTTTGTCCACATTGCCAGCATGTgtgcagccctgctcagccGCTTCCTATCCCTCTTTGGAGGCATCTATGAG AATGAGGCGAGGAACATCGAAATGCTGGCGTCTGCCTGCGCCGTTGGTGTTGGCTGCTGCTTCGCCGCCCCCATCGGAG GGGTCCTCTTCAGCATCGAGGTCACCTCCACATTCTTCGCTGTCCGCAACTACTGGCGTGGCTTCTTCGCCGCCACCTTCAGTGCCTTCATCTTCCGTGTCCTTGCTGTCTGGAACAAGGATGAAG AGACAATCACGGCGCTGTTCAAAACCCGCTTCCGCCTTGACTTCCCCTTTgacctgcaggagctgcccgCCTTTGCTGTCATTGG GATCGCCAGCGGCTTCGGGGGTGCGCTTTTTGTCTACCTCAACCGCAAGATTGTGCAGTTCATGCGCCGGCAGAAGACCATCAACCGCTTTCTCATGAAGAA GCGcctgctcttccctgccctgGTGACACTGCTCATCTCCACGCTGACCTTCCCGCCTGGCTTCGGACAGTTCATGGCTGGCCAG CTCACCCAGAAGGACACCCTGGTGACACTCTTCGACAACCAGACGTGGGCCAAGCAGGGGCTCAGTGATGAGTTCGAATACTTGGGCATCCTGGAGGCCTGGCGCCACCCCCGCTCCAATGTCTTCGTCACCCTTGTTGTCTTCATCCTCATGAAG TTCTGGATGTCAGCCCTGGCCACCACCATCCCAGTGCCCTGTGGAGCCTTCATGCCTGTCTTCGTCATTG gggcagccttCGGGCGCTTGGTGGGGGAGAGCATGGCAGCCTGGTTCCCTGACGGCATCCACACCGACAGCAACACCTACCGCATCGTGCCGGGGGGCTACGCTGTGGTGG GGGCAGCTGCACTGTCAGGTGCCGTCACCCACACGGTGTCCACGGCCGTCATCGTCTTCGAGCTGACAGGGCAGATCTCGCACATCCTGCCTGTCATGATCGCCGTCATCCTGGCCAACGCTGTGGCCCAGAGCCTCCAGCCCTCCCTCTACGACAGCATCATCCGCATCAAGAAGCTGCCCTACCTccctgagctgggctggggccacCACGA GAAATACAACGTGCGGGTGGAGGACATCATGGTGCGAGACATCCGCTACGTCACCCTCAACTGCAAGTACCGCGACCTGCAGCACGTCTTGCACAGCACCAAGATGAAGAGCCTGCCGCTGGTGGAGTCAGCTG AGTCCATGATCCTTCTGGGCTCCATCGAGCGGGCGCAAGTGGGAGCCCTGCTCAGCCACCAGCTCAGCCCCCAGCGCCGGCTCCAGGCCCTGCGGCAGAAGATGCTGGCCGAGGATGGGCACCGGCTCTCTGATGCCAGCATCCGCTTCCAG ATCAGCACGGAGGCCTCCTCAGGCGCCCCTGCCCACACTGCCCTCCGCAAGCCCCTGAAGCCAGCGCTGAAGCGGGTGCCCAGTAGCCCGGCTGAGAGCCCCCCGG ctggcaCCACCGAGCACACCGGCATCGCCCTCAAGAGCCTCTTCTGTGCCAACCCCACCACAGAGCCCACCGAG GCCCAGGGCACAGCCTATCGCAAAGCCAAACGCGTCCGTGTTTCCATCATG gaggagatggagcTGGGTGACAGGATGACCCCTGCAGAG ATCCTGGAgtgggaggagcagcagctggaccAGCCAGTGGACTTCAGCAGCGCCAAGATTGACCCCGCACCCTTCCAGCTGGTGGAGCACACCTCGCTGCACAAG ACCCACACCATCTTCTCGCTGCTGGGCCTGGACCACGCGTATGTCACCAGCATTGGGCGCCTGGTGGGCATGGTGTCCCTCAAGGAG CTGCGCAAGGCCATTGAAGGCTCGCTGACAGCCAAGGGGGTGAAGGTACGCCCACCGCTCGCCAGCTTCCGTGACAGCACCGCCAGCGCCAGCGAGCCTGACACCACCGCCCTGCACCAGCTCTGGGACCGCCACCAGCACCACACCATGCCCCGTGAGGCCGGACCTGTGGGCGACGATGATGACACCCCCAAAGGCCAGTGA
- the CLCN2 gene encoding chloride channel protein 2 isoform X2 — protein MASESEAQRALQYEQTLMYGRYTQDLGTFAKDEAARLRLQQGHGEGDTPRPRRPSELLEYTQGRCAPCRVCALQCQRFFISKVGEDWVFLILLGLVMALVSWAMDFAIATCLQAQKWMYGGLDTNMLLQYLAWVTYPTVLITFSAGFTQILAPQAVGSGIPEMKTILRGVVLKEYLTLKTFVAKVIGLTCALGSGMPLGKEGPFVHIASMCAALLSRFLSLFGGIYENEARNIEMLASACAVGVGCCFAAPIGGVLFSIEVTSTFFAVRNYWRGFFAATFSAFIFRVLAVWNKDEETITALFKTRFRLDFPFDLQELPAFAVIGIASGFGGALFVYLNRKIVQFMRRQKTINRFLMKKRLLFPALVTLLISTLTFPPGFGQFMAGQLTQKDTLVTLFDNQTWAKQGLSDEFEYLGILEAWRHPRSNVFVTLVVFILMKFWMSALATTIPVPCGAFMPVFVIGAAFGRLVGESMAAWFPDGIHTDSNTYRIVPGGYAVVGAAALSGAVTHTVSTAVIVFELTGQISHILPVMIAVILANAVAQSLQPSLYDSIIRIKKLPYLPELGWGHHEKYNVRVEDIMVRDIRYVTLNCKYRDLQHVLHSTKMKSLPLVESAESMILLGSIERAQVGALLSHQLSPQRRLQALRQKMLAEDGHRLSDASIRFQISTEASSGAPAHTALRKPLKPALKRVPSSPAESPPGDWHHRAHRHRPQEPLLCQPHHRAHRGGDGAG, from the exons ATGGCCTCCGAGAGCGAGGCGCAGCGGGCGCTGCAGTATGAGCAGACCCTG ATGTATGGGCGCTACACGCAGGACCTGGGCACCTTCGCCAAGGATGAAGCAGCCCGGCTGCGGCTACAACAGGggcatggggagggggacacaccccggccccgccgcccctcagagctgctggagtACACCCAGGGCCGCTGTGCCCCTTGCCGTG TCTGCGCCTTGCAGTGCCAGCGGTTCTTCATCTCCAAGGTGGGCGAGGACTGGGTCTTCCTCATCCTCTTGGGGCTAGTCATGGCACTGGTCAGCTGGGCCATGGACTTCGCCATCGCCACTTGCCTCCAAG cccagAAGTGGATGTATGGGGGCCTGGACACCAACATGCTGCTGCAGTACCTGGCCTGGGTCACCTACCCCACCGTGCTCATCACCTTCTCTGCTGGCTTCACCCAGATCCTTGCCCCCCAGGCCGTGG GCTCAGGGATCCCCGAGATGAAGACCATCCTGCGGGGTGTTGTGCTGAAGGAGTACCTCACCCTCAAGACCTTTGTGGCCAAGGTGATCGGGCTGACGTGTGCCCTGGGCAGCGGCATGCCCCTGGGCAAGGAG GGTCCCTTTGTCCACATTGCCAGCATGTgtgcagccctgctcagccGCTTCCTATCCCTCTTTGGAGGCATCTATGAG AATGAGGCGAGGAACATCGAAATGCTGGCGTCTGCCTGCGCCGTTGGTGTTGGCTGCTGCTTCGCCGCCCCCATCGGAG GGGTCCTCTTCAGCATCGAGGTCACCTCCACATTCTTCGCTGTCCGCAACTACTGGCGTGGCTTCTTCGCCGCCACCTTCAGTGCCTTCATCTTCCGTGTCCTTGCTGTCTGGAACAAGGATGAAG AGACAATCACGGCGCTGTTCAAAACCCGCTTCCGCCTTGACTTCCCCTTTgacctgcaggagctgcccgCCTTTGCTGTCATTGG GATCGCCAGCGGCTTCGGGGGTGCGCTTTTTGTCTACCTCAACCGCAAGATTGTGCAGTTCATGCGCCGGCAGAAGACCATCAACCGCTTTCTCATGAAGAA GCGcctgctcttccctgccctgGTGACACTGCTCATCTCCACGCTGACCTTCCCGCCTGGCTTCGGACAGTTCATGGCTGGCCAG CTCACCCAGAAGGACACCCTGGTGACACTCTTCGACAACCAGACGTGGGCCAAGCAGGGGCTCAGTGATGAGTTCGAATACTTGGGCATCCTGGAGGCCTGGCGCCACCCCCGCTCCAATGTCTTCGTCACCCTTGTTGTCTTCATCCTCATGAAG TTCTGGATGTCAGCCCTGGCCACCACCATCCCAGTGCCCTGTGGAGCCTTCATGCCTGTCTTCGTCATTG gggcagccttCGGGCGCTTGGTGGGGGAGAGCATGGCAGCCTGGTTCCCTGACGGCATCCACACCGACAGCAACACCTACCGCATCGTGCCGGGGGGCTACGCTGTGGTGG GGGCAGCTGCACTGTCAGGTGCCGTCACCCACACGGTGTCCACGGCCGTCATCGTCTTCGAGCTGACAGGGCAGATCTCGCACATCCTGCCTGTCATGATCGCCGTCATCCTGGCCAACGCTGTGGCCCAGAGCCTCCAGCCCTCCCTCTACGACAGCATCATCCGCATCAAGAAGCTGCCCTACCTccctgagctgggctggggccacCACGA GAAATACAACGTGCGGGTGGAGGACATCATGGTGCGAGACATCCGCTACGTCACCCTCAACTGCAAGTACCGCGACCTGCAGCACGTCTTGCACAGCACCAAGATGAAGAGCCTGCCGCTGGTGGAGTCAGCTG AGTCCATGATCCTTCTGGGCTCCATCGAGCGGGCGCAAGTGGGAGCCCTGCTCAGCCACCAGCTCAGCCCCCAGCGCCGGCTCCAGGCCCTGCGGCAGAAGATGCTGGCCGAGGATGGGCACCGGCTCTCTGATGCCAGCATCCGCTTCCAG ATCAGCACGGAGGCCTCCTCAGGCGCCCCTGCCCACACTGCCCTCCGCAAGCCCCTGAAGCCAGCGCTGAAGCGGGTGCCCAGTAGCCCGGCTGAGAGCCCCCCGGGTGA ctggcaCCACCGAGCACACCGGCATCGCCCTCAAGAGCCTCTTCTGTGCCAACCCCACCACAGAGCCCACCGAG gaggagatggagcTGGGTGA
- the CHRD gene encoding chordin, which yields MRAAPPLLLLLALLLPGRAARPKLALPIRPDTDPLPPGGAAGCAFGRHFYALEETWHPDLGEPFGIMRCVICHCEPQRNRRGKPVGKVNCKNMKQDCPVPACPRATLLPGHCCHTCPKALPGPPEKSPAPPFDTFEYFQDKEDDLDKPYNDRSYLSSEGLARDDARTEFVALLTSGPEPWHPTSSAVAKAHFTLLRSYLLFSISYERLGRPSRVRFSDPEGNVLFEHPVQKSAAPEDGMLCGMWRTVSKANIQLLRGEQLRVSLVTRAQPSGEVHGHILKHRALFAETFGAILTSSDPTHLGAGGMAMLTLSDSENNLHFILMARGLLEPGAGESPWVLLRVRILHQGQMLREVHANITMEDPDFAEVLSDLSARELQWLVQGQLRIVAETEGRHARQLAGTITIRRSCDTIQSVLCGADALLPTKTGAVGSAKLALHENGTLEYQVQVVGTASEVVGITLETKPRRKSKRNVLFDMTPSYKDGLAWGTWQSPSARDAHMLLQNELFLNVATKDWAEGELRGQIISLPYSGLLARYTEMPVALAGQLVSPPVGSGAGGHAWLSLDEHCHLHYEISVAGLGRPADGTVSAHLHGVAELGEMGARPHQHKRLLKGFYSTEAQGVVKDLDADLLQHLAQGTAFLQVSTKAHPNGEMRGRVHIPNRCHTGGTRLAPGEALGEAELSEDTKTRDLEQLKKDPNSCFFEGQHRAHGTRWSPDYDKKCSICSCQKRTVICDPILCQPLNCTHQVHPEELCCPICEEKKTGQEELKLERARDSSEGCYFDGDKTWRGSGTRWHPVVPPFGLIKCAICTCKGTTGEVHCEKVQCPRLTCANPVRASPSDCCKQCPAPEESVPELADTMQADGPRACRFGRRWYLNNESWHPSVPPFGEMKCILCWCVSGETHCQRQECPPAACTSAARKDNPCCAKCRAPDAPLDAREKVHDARAEMWSR from the exons CAGAGGAACCGCCGAGGGAAACCAGTAGGGAAAGTGAACTGCAAGAACATGAAGCAGGACTGCCCTGTGCCCGCCTGTCCCCGGGCCACACTGCTGCCCGGGCACTGCTGCCATACCTGCCCCAAAG CCTTGCCAGGCCCCCCAGAGAAGAGCCCCGCACCCCCCTTCGACACCTTTGAGTACTTCCAGGACAAGGAGGATGATCTGGACAAGCCCTACAACGACCGCTCCTACCTCAGCTCCGAGGGGCTGGCCCGTGATGATGCCCGCACAG AGTTTGTGGCCTTGCTGACAAGTGGCCCGGAGCCATGGCACCCCACATCCAGCGCAGTGGCCAAGGCTCACTTCACCCTGTTGCGCTCCTACCTGCTCTTCTCCATCAGCTATGAGCG GCTGGGGCGGCCAAGCCGGGTGCGTTTCAGTGACCCCGAGGGCAATGTGCTGTTTGAACACCCCGTGCAGAAGAGCGCTGCCCCCGAGGATGGCATG CTCTGCGGGATGTGGAGGACGGTGTCCAAGGCCAACATTCAGCTGCTGCGGGGGGAGCAGCTCCGTGTGTCCCTTGTCACCCGGGCACAGCCCTCCGGAGAGGTCCATGGGCACATCCTCAAGCACCGGGCACTCTTTGCAG AGACGTTTGGTGCCATCCTGACCTCATCAGACCCCACGcacctgggtgctgggggcatGGCCATGCTGACGCTGAGCGACAGTGAGAACAACCTGCACTTCATTCTCATGGCCCGGGGGCTGCTGGAACCTGGTGCTGGGG AATCGCCCTGGGTCCTGCTGCGGGTCCGCATCCTGCACCAGGGTCAGATGCTGCGGGAGGTTCACGCCAACATCACCATGGAG GACCCCGACTTTGCAGAGGTGCTGAGTGATCTGTCTGCCCGTgagctgcagtggctggtgCAGGGGCAGCTCCGCATTGTGGCCGAGACGGAGGGCCGGCATGCACGGCAGCTGGCGGGCACCATCACCATCCGCCGCAGCTGTGACA CCATCCAAAGTGTGCTGTGCGGAGCAGATGCCCTGCTGCCAACCAAGACGGGGGCGGTGGGCTCAGCCAAGCTGGCACTGCATGAGAATGGCACCCTGGAGTACCAG GTGCAGGTGGTGGGCACTGCCAGTGAGGTGGTGGGCATCACGCTGGAGACCAAACCCCGGCGGAAAAGCAAGAGGAATGTCCTGTTTGACATGACGCCCAGCTACAAGGACGGGCTG GCCTGGGGTACCTGGCAGAGCCCCAGCGCCCGTGATGCCCACATGCTGCTGCAGAATGAGCTCTTCCTCAACGTGGCCACCAAGGACTGGGCAGAGGGCGAACTGCGGGGCCAAATCATCTCCCTGCCCTACAGTGGGCTGCTCGCCCGCTACACAG AGATGCCCGTGGcactggcagggcagctggTGTCCCCCCCGGTGGGCAGTGGCGCCGGGGGACATGCCTGGCTCTCACTGGACGAGCACTGCCACCTGCATTACGAGATCTCTGTGGCGGGGCTGGGCCGTCCAGCCGATGGCACCGTCAGTGCCCACCTTCACGGCGTGGCCGAGCTGGGCGAGATGGGTGCCCGTCCCCACCAGCACAAGCGCCTGCTCAAGGGTTTCTATAGCACTGAG GCTCAGGGGGTGGTGAAGGACCTGGATGCcgacctgctgcagcacctggccCAGggcactgcttttctgcaagtCAGCACCAAAGCCCACCCCAATGGGGAGATGCGGGGACGG GTGCACATCCCCAACCGGTGCCACACAGGAGGGACCCGCCTGGCCCCGGGAGAGGCCCTGGGGGAGGCCGAGCTCTCTGAGGACACCAAGACCAGGGACCTGGAGCAGCTGAAGAAGGACCCCAACTCCTGCTTCTTTGAGGGGCAGCACCGAGCGCATGGCACGCGCTGGTCACCTGACTATGACAAGAAGTGCTccatctgcagctgccag AAGCGCACGGTGATCTGTGACCCCATCCTGTGCCAGCCCCTCAACTGTACCCACCAGGTGCACCCTGAGGAGCTGTGCTGCCCCATCTGTGAAG AGAAGAAGACCGGGCAGGAGGAGCTGAAGTTGGAGCGGGCACGGGACAGTAGTGAGG gCTGCTACTTTGACGGGGACAAGACATGGCGAGGCTCTGGCACCCGCTGGCACCCTGTTGTGCCCCCCTTTGGCCTCATCAAATGTGCCATTTGCACCTGCAAA GGCACCACGGGCGAAGTGCACTGCGAGAAGGTGCAGTGCCCACGGCTCACCTGTGCCAACCCTGTGCGCGCCAGCCCCTCCGACTGCTGCAAGCAGTGCCCAG ccccagaggagaGTGTCCCCGAACTGGCCGACACCATGCAGGCAGACGGGCCGCGGGCATGCCGCTTCGGGCGCCGCTGGTACCTCAACAATGAGAGCTGGCACCCCTCCGTGCCCCCCTTCGGAGAAATGAAGTGTAtcctgtgctggtgtgtg TCAGGGGAGACACACTGCCAGCGCCAGGAGTGCCCACCGGCCGCCTGCACCAGCGCTGCCAGGAAGGACAATCCCTGCTGCGCCAAGTGCCGTG CCCCAGATGCCCCTCTGGATGCAAGAGAGAAGGTCCAtgatgccagagcagagatgtgGAGCCGCTGA
- the CLCN2 gene encoding chloride channel protein 2 isoform X1, whose translation MASESEAQRALQYEQTLMYGRYTQDLGTFAKDEAARLRLQQGHGEGDTPRPRRPSELLEYTQGRCAPCRVCALQCQRFFISKVGEDWVFLILLGLVMALVSWAMDFAIATCLQAQKWMYGGLDTNMLLQYLAWVTYPTVLITFSAGFTQILAPQAVGSGIPEMKTILRGVVLKEYLTLKTFVAKVIGLTCALGSGMPLGKEGPFVHIASMCAALLSRFLSLFGGIYENEARNIEMLASACAVGVGCCFAAPIGGVLFSIEVTSTFFAVRNYWRGFFAATFSAFIFRVLAVWNKDEETITALFKTRFRLDFPFDLQELPAFAVIGIASGFGGALFVYLNRKIVQFMRRQKTINRFLMKKRLLFPALVTLLISTLTFPPGFGQFMAGQLTQKDTLVTLFDNQTWAKQGLSDEFEYLGILEAWRHPRSNVFVTLVVFILMKFWMSALATTIPVPCGAFMPVFVIGAAFGRLVGESMAAWFPDGIHTDSNTYRIVPGGYAVVGAAALSGAVTHTVSTAVIVFELTGQISHILPVMIAVILANAVAQSLQPSLYDSIIRIKKLPYLPELGWGHHEKYNVRVEDIMVRDIRYVTLNCKYRDLQHVLHSTKMKSLPLVESAESMILLGSIERAQVGALLSHQLSPQRRLQALRQKMLAEDGHRLSDASIRFQISTEASSGAPAHTALRKPLKPALKRVPSSPAESPPAGTTEHTGIALKSLFCANPTTEPTEEEMELGDRMTPAEILEWEEQQLDQPVDFSSAKIDPAPFQLVEHTSLHKTHTIFSLLGLDHAYVTSIGRLVGMVSLKELRKAIEGSLTAKGVKVRPPLASFRDSTASASEPDTTALHQLWDRHQHHTMPREAGPVGDDDDTPKGQ comes from the exons ATGGCCTCCGAGAGCGAGGCGCAGCGGGCGCTGCAGTATGAGCAGACCCTG ATGTATGGGCGCTACACGCAGGACCTGGGCACCTTCGCCAAGGATGAAGCAGCCCGGCTGCGGCTACAACAGGggcatggggagggggacacaccccggccccgccgcccctcagagctgctggagtACACCCAGGGCCGCTGTGCCCCTTGCCGTG TCTGCGCCTTGCAGTGCCAGCGGTTCTTCATCTCCAAGGTGGGCGAGGACTGGGTCTTCCTCATCCTCTTGGGGCTAGTCATGGCACTGGTCAGCTGGGCCATGGACTTCGCCATCGCCACTTGCCTCCAAG cccagAAGTGGATGTATGGGGGCCTGGACACCAACATGCTGCTGCAGTACCTGGCCTGGGTCACCTACCCCACCGTGCTCATCACCTTCTCTGCTGGCTTCACCCAGATCCTTGCCCCCCAGGCCGTGG GCTCAGGGATCCCCGAGATGAAGACCATCCTGCGGGGTGTTGTGCTGAAGGAGTACCTCACCCTCAAGACCTTTGTGGCCAAGGTGATCGGGCTGACGTGTGCCCTGGGCAGCGGCATGCCCCTGGGCAAGGAG GGTCCCTTTGTCCACATTGCCAGCATGTgtgcagccctgctcagccGCTTCCTATCCCTCTTTGGAGGCATCTATGAG AATGAGGCGAGGAACATCGAAATGCTGGCGTCTGCCTGCGCCGTTGGTGTTGGCTGCTGCTTCGCCGCCCCCATCGGAG GGGTCCTCTTCAGCATCGAGGTCACCTCCACATTCTTCGCTGTCCGCAACTACTGGCGTGGCTTCTTCGCCGCCACCTTCAGTGCCTTCATCTTCCGTGTCCTTGCTGTCTGGAACAAGGATGAAG AGACAATCACGGCGCTGTTCAAAACCCGCTTCCGCCTTGACTTCCCCTTTgacctgcaggagctgcccgCCTTTGCTGTCATTGG GATCGCCAGCGGCTTCGGGGGTGCGCTTTTTGTCTACCTCAACCGCAAGATTGTGCAGTTCATGCGCCGGCAGAAGACCATCAACCGCTTTCTCATGAAGAA GCGcctgctcttccctgccctgGTGACACTGCTCATCTCCACGCTGACCTTCCCGCCTGGCTTCGGACAGTTCATGGCTGGCCAG CTCACCCAGAAGGACACCCTGGTGACACTCTTCGACAACCAGACGTGGGCCAAGCAGGGGCTCAGTGATGAGTTCGAATACTTGGGCATCCTGGAGGCCTGGCGCCACCCCCGCTCCAATGTCTTCGTCACCCTTGTTGTCTTCATCCTCATGAAG TTCTGGATGTCAGCCCTGGCCACCACCATCCCAGTGCCCTGTGGAGCCTTCATGCCTGTCTTCGTCATTG gggcagccttCGGGCGCTTGGTGGGGGAGAGCATGGCAGCCTGGTTCCCTGACGGCATCCACACCGACAGCAACACCTACCGCATCGTGCCGGGGGGCTACGCTGTGGTGG GGGCAGCTGCACTGTCAGGTGCCGTCACCCACACGGTGTCCACGGCCGTCATCGTCTTCGAGCTGACAGGGCAGATCTCGCACATCCTGCCTGTCATGATCGCCGTCATCCTGGCCAACGCTGTGGCCCAGAGCCTCCAGCCCTCCCTCTACGACAGCATCATCCGCATCAAGAAGCTGCCCTACCTccctgagctgggctggggccacCACGA GAAATACAACGTGCGGGTGGAGGACATCATGGTGCGAGACATCCGCTACGTCACCCTCAACTGCAAGTACCGCGACCTGCAGCACGTCTTGCACAGCACCAAGATGAAGAGCCTGCCGCTGGTGGAGTCAGCTG AGTCCATGATCCTTCTGGGCTCCATCGAGCGGGCGCAAGTGGGAGCCCTGCTCAGCCACCAGCTCAGCCCCCAGCGCCGGCTCCAGGCCCTGCGGCAGAAGATGCTGGCCGAGGATGGGCACCGGCTCTCTGATGCCAGCATCCGCTTCCAG ATCAGCACGGAGGCCTCCTCAGGCGCCCCTGCCCACACTGCCCTCCGCAAGCCCCTGAAGCCAGCGCTGAAGCGGGTGCCCAGTAGCCCGGCTGAGAGCCCCCCGG ctggcaCCACCGAGCACACCGGCATCGCCCTCAAGAGCCTCTTCTGTGCCAACCCCACCACAGAGCCCACCGAG gaggagatggagcTGGGTGACAGGATGACCCCTGCAGAG ATCCTGGAgtgggaggagcagcagctggaccAGCCAGTGGACTTCAGCAGCGCCAAGATTGACCCCGCACCCTTCCAGCTGGTGGAGCACACCTCGCTGCACAAG ACCCACACCATCTTCTCGCTGCTGGGCCTGGACCACGCGTATGTCACCAGCATTGGGCGCCTGGTGGGCATGGTGTCCCTCAAGGAG CTGCGCAAGGCCATTGAAGGCTCGCTGACAGCCAAGGGGGTGAAGGTACGCCCACCGCTCGCCAGCTTCCGTGACAGCACCGCCAGCGCCAGCGAGCCTGACACCACCGCCCTGCACCAGCTCTGGGACCGCCACCAGCACCACACCATGCCCCGTGAGGCCGGACCTGTGGGCGACGATGATGACACCCCCAAAGGCCAGTGA